Proteins found in one Brevibacillus brevis genomic segment:
- a CDS encoding ABC transporter permease translates to MAEYLVRRVLQAVLVLFLITVVSFGLMHAAPGGPLKVMLSPGMSPESQLIQMKNMGLDQPVYIQYMKWVGNLLQGDLGHTFKNNVPVGDILWPTVWNTFVLMSVAWGLSMLIAIPWGIYNSTKQYGLSDQIASIVAYLGFAMPTFWFGIMLQQYFAMQLNLLPLSDMYTMGKEGQVSDLILHLILPVTVLTLVNIAAYVKYTRASMLEVLEQDYIRTARAKGMKERRVIFRHALRNALIPVVTIIGLDLPTLVAGAALTESVFNWPGMGRLFVEMAVAREYSVLMSITLLISLMVIIGNLLADLIYALVDPRVQLGRKGGRAA, encoded by the coding sequence TTGGCTGAATATTTAGTACGCCGCGTACTACAAGCCGTGCTTGTTTTATTTTTGATCACAGTGGTTTCGTTCGGACTCATGCATGCAGCACCCGGAGGACCGCTAAAAGTTATGCTCTCACCGGGAATGTCTCCTGAATCACAGCTCATCCAGATGAAAAATATGGGGTTGGATCAGCCAGTCTATATTCAATACATGAAATGGGTCGGTAATTTGCTGCAAGGAGATTTGGGCCATACCTTTAAAAATAACGTTCCTGTTGGTGATATTTTGTGGCCGACGGTCTGGAATACGTTTGTGCTCATGTCTGTAGCGTGGGGGCTTTCCATGCTGATCGCCATCCCGTGGGGAATCTACAACAGCACAAAGCAATACGGTCTGTCTGACCAGATCGCCTCCATCGTTGCCTATCTCGGATTCGCGATGCCGACCTTCTGGTTTGGGATTATGCTACAACAGTATTTCGCGATGCAGTTGAATCTCCTTCCACTATCTGACATGTACACGATGGGGAAAGAGGGACAGGTAAGCGACCTCATTTTGCACTTGATTCTACCTGTTACAGTGTTAACACTGGTGAACATCGCAGCCTATGTCAAATATACGCGCGCCAGTATGCTGGAGGTTTTGGAGCAGGACTATATTCGGACGGCGCGTGCCAAAGGAATGAAGGAAAGACGCGTGATTTTCCGCCATGCTCTGCGGAACGCATTGATCCCTGTCGTGACGATCATCGGATTGGATTTGCCGACTCTGGTAGCAGGCGCAGCATTGACAGAGAGTGTATTTAACTGGCCAGGCATGGGCCGTCTGTTTGTCGAAATGGCTGTAGCCCGTGAGTATTCTGTGCTGATGTCGATCACGTTGCTGATTTCACTGATGGTGATTATCGGAAACCTGCTAGCCGATTTAATCTACGCACTGGTTGATCCACGAGTGCAGCTTGGACGCAAAGGAGGCAGGGCAGCATGA
- a CDS encoding peptide-binding protein yields MKKGKGWLKPLALLSLTGALLVGCSSGNNASPGTTTPAPAKKPVEQVAPQATSTDDEKPIDGGTFTHSTTSDIVTINPIFGNDTASGDVMEYTQAYLYNRNPSFDLAVYPWSLAAELPKVSEDGLTYTIKMKNNAKWSDGTPITADDLIYTINAIKAPETGAPGITKYDKVKEMKKLDDYTVEIKLTQLYAPFAFGLMQQLAPAHVLKDVPFKELQAHSYGKDPAKTPTSGPFKWSEWKQKEFHVLDANPDYWGEKKPHIQKVVYKIYADQNTQVQALMKGDVDLVDSIPVTQLEAVKAKGTINISTEPGPSYEYFAFNFDKKNFPNNYGLFEGQKTRQAIAHAINRQGIIDNILKGTGKIMDAPFLPGTWADPGDAAVHYEYSAEKAKQLLKEDGWVAGADGILAKDGNRFSFEFIFNSGNSRREQAAVVIQQNLKEVGIEAKPKALDFSALVDQYANPGKFQVLLLGWQLSDPDPDGISTFGKKAFPPGNNAGWYDNPKLDALWEKAVSTVKQEERAAIYKEVGKEISTNLPYVFMYQYGTPRGMTSRVKYKDEFKPVSMIPYGETFGFLNWWIDDTKK; encoded by the coding sequence TTGAAAAAAGGGAAAGGTTGGTTGAAGCCGTTGGCGTTGCTCTCTTTAACCGGCGCGCTGTTGGTCGGTTGCTCAAGCGGGAACAACGCTTCGCCAGGAACTACAACACCAGCACCAGCAAAAAAACCGGTGGAGCAGGTAGCTCCTCAGGCGACCAGTACGGATGATGAGAAACCAATAGACGGTGGAACGTTCACGCATTCTACCACGTCTGACATCGTCACGATCAATCCGATTTTCGGAAATGACACGGCATCCGGCGACGTTATGGAGTACACCCAAGCGTATTTGTACAATCGGAACCCGTCTTTTGATTTAGCGGTTTACCCTTGGTCCCTTGCAGCTGAACTGCCAAAAGTAAGCGAAGATGGATTAACCTACACAATCAAGATGAAAAATAATGCGAAATGGTCGGATGGAACGCCAATCACGGCTGATGACTTGATTTATACCATAAATGCAATCAAAGCTCCTGAGACAGGCGCACCAGGAATAACGAAATACGATAAAGTCAAAGAAATGAAAAAATTGGATGATTACACTGTAGAAATCAAATTGACTCAATTGTACGCTCCATTTGCTTTTGGATTAATGCAACAGTTGGCACCAGCCCACGTGTTGAAAGACGTACCGTTTAAAGAATTGCAAGCACATTCTTACGGAAAAGATCCAGCCAAGACACCAACTTCCGGGCCGTTCAAATGGTCAGAGTGGAAACAAAAGGAATTCCATGTGCTAGATGCTAACCCAGATTACTGGGGGGAAAAGAAGCCGCATATCCAAAAGGTTGTGTACAAAATCTATGCGGATCAAAACACACAAGTACAGGCTTTGATGAAAGGCGACGTTGACTTGGTAGATTCCATTCCTGTCACGCAGCTCGAAGCGGTGAAGGCGAAAGGAACGATCAACATTTCGACGGAGCCAGGTCCTAGCTATGAATACTTTGCCTTCAACTTCGACAAGAAGAACTTCCCGAACAACTACGGGTTGTTTGAAGGTCAAAAAACGCGTCAGGCCATTGCCCACGCAATCAATCGTCAAGGTATTATCGATAATATCTTGAAAGGAACCGGAAAAATTATGGATGCACCGTTCCTGCCAGGTACATGGGCAGACCCGGGCGATGCAGCAGTCCATTACGAATATAGTGCAGAGAAAGCAAAACAATTGCTGAAAGAAGACGGATGGGTAGCCGGGGCAGATGGAATTCTTGCCAAAGACGGCAATCGTTTCTCCTTTGAATTCATTTTCAACTCGGGGAACAGTCGTCGTGAACAGGCAGCAGTCGTTATTCAACAAAACCTGAAAGAGGTCGGAATTGAAGCGAAGCCAAAGGCATTAGACTTCTCGGCTCTTGTCGATCAGTATGCCAACCCTGGTAAATTCCAGGTTCTGTTACTCGGATGGCAATTGTCTGATCCAGACCCGGATGGCATTTCTACTTTCGGGAAAAAGGCATTCCCTCCTGGCAACAACGCTGGCTGGTACGACAATCCGAAGCTGGATGCGCTCTGGGAAAAAGCTGTATCCACGGTTAAACAAGAGGAACGCGCAGCGATCTATAAAGAAGTCGGAAAAGAAATCTCGACGAACCTGCCATACGTATTCATGTATCAGTACGGAACGCCACGAGGCATGACTTCTCGCGTCAAGTATAAGGATGAGTTTAAACCAGTATCCATGATTCCATATGGGGAGACCTTTGGCTTCCTGAACTGGTGGATCGACGATACCAAAAAATAA
- the ltaE gene encoding low-specificity L-threonine aldolase → MKPLIELRSDTFTLPTNQMMEAIQEAVLGDDVYGEDPTVRQLEQEAARKLGKEAAILMPSGTMANLASLMAHCPRGSKVIVGNETDIYIYEAGGAAVCGGIMYEPIPTQPDGRLNIADMARVFPLEPEDPQFALPSLICLENPHNRMGGRVLPLSYLEEVRAFANEKAVPVHMDGARLFNAAVALDVDAAEIARYADSVQICLSKGLSAPIGSLVVGTEDFIQKVYRLRKMLGGGMRQAGIIAAPGLVALQQMTDRLAVDHANALRLARGLAEIPGIVTHVEDVETNIVFFRIEHPVHTWQTFIEAAQAHGVRVAELGHGRIRAVTHSGIETADIDKALSIIRELLQFQTV, encoded by the coding sequence ATGAAACCGTTGATAGAATTGAGAAGCGATACATTCACTTTGCCGACAAATCAGATGATGGAAGCCATTCAAGAGGCGGTACTCGGTGACGATGTCTACGGAGAAGATCCTACGGTTCGCCAATTGGAGCAAGAAGCGGCCCGGAAGCTGGGTAAAGAGGCAGCCATTCTCATGCCGAGTGGAACAATGGCCAATCTGGCATCCTTAATGGCGCATTGTCCTCGCGGTTCCAAAGTAATCGTAGGCAATGAGACGGATATTTACATCTATGAAGCGGGTGGCGCGGCTGTGTGCGGTGGCATTATGTACGAGCCGATTCCGACACAGCCAGATGGAAGGTTGAACATCGCGGATATGGCGCGGGTATTTCCGTTGGAGCCAGAAGATCCACAATTCGCATTGCCTTCCTTGATCTGCCTGGAAAACCCGCATAACCGGATGGGGGGACGTGTCCTTCCGCTGTCTTATTTGGAAGAGGTTCGCGCATTTGCAAACGAAAAGGCTGTGCCCGTTCATATGGACGGTGCACGCTTGTTCAATGCCGCCGTTGCTCTTGACGTGGATGCGGCAGAGATTGCGCGTTATGCCGATTCCGTGCAAATATGTCTGTCGAAAGGGTTGTCAGCACCGATTGGTTCCCTTGTCGTCGGAACAGAAGACTTTATTCAGAAAGTGTATCGTCTGCGCAAAATGCTGGGTGGCGGTATGCGTCAGGCAGGGATTATTGCAGCGCCAGGTTTGGTTGCCTTGCAGCAAATGACGGATCGATTGGCAGTTGATCACGCAAACGCTCTTCGTTTAGCACGTGGTCTGGCGGAGATTCCAGGAATCGTGACTCATGTGGAAGATGTAGAGACCAATATTGTGTTCTTCCGGATTGAACACCCAGTCCATACGTGGCAGACCTTCATAGAAGCAGCGCAAGCACATGGGGTGCGCGTAGCGGAGCTCGGTCACGGCAGAATTCGAGCGGTCACTCATTCCGGTATTGAGACAGCGGATATCGACAAGGCGCTAAGCATCATACGTGAACTGTTGCAGTTCCAAACAGTATAG
- a CDS encoding ATP-grasp domain-containing protein: MNKHFLFVEANTTGTGMLAIKKARELGFTPVFFTEKPERYHGLNELECHVVVTDTNSQAELTDSVAQVIKEGREIAGIMSTSDYYLEAVAKLARKFGWTGNSLEAIEACRNKAIFREKLQGYQVSQPKFLAINSMEALTEARSCISLPCVVKPADDSGSNNVRLCFSWDEVEHMAKEILAIKYNARGQQTARTVLLEQYVEGPEFSVETFSWQGQCFVIGITQKRLTGYPFFVEAGHIFPAPLSAEEKQEIERTVERALEAVNYQFGAAHTEVKWTSAGCVVIEVNARLAGGMIPELVRRSTGIDLLLQQIRCAAGLAPELSQTVEERQYAGIHFLVSERQGTYGGIQGMDTVRNLPGIAEVAIHAKIGQNVQPPQNFSHRLGYVIVEGKHYSETAELIEQVKDCLSVQVGQQLESGV, translated from the coding sequence ATGAACAAACACTTTCTGTTCGTTGAAGCGAATACGACGGGGACAGGTATGCTCGCTATTAAAAAAGCGCGCGAATTGGGGTTTACGCCCGTATTTTTCACAGAGAAGCCTGAACGTTACCACGGCTTGAATGAGTTGGAATGTCACGTAGTCGTGACCGACACGAATTCCCAAGCAGAGCTGACTGACAGTGTAGCACAAGTAATTAAGGAAGGCAGAGAGATAGCCGGAATCATGTCGACAAGCGACTATTACCTCGAGGCGGTTGCCAAGCTGGCCCGGAAATTCGGTTGGACAGGCAATTCGCTGGAGGCGATTGAAGCCTGCCGTAATAAAGCGATATTTCGCGAGAAGCTTCAGGGGTATCAAGTGTCTCAGCCTAAATTTTTGGCAATAAACTCTATGGAGGCATTGACGGAAGCACGCTCTTGCATTTCTCTGCCCTGCGTGGTGAAGCCTGCTGACGATAGCGGGTCGAATAACGTGCGCCTGTGCTTTAGCTGGGATGAAGTGGAGCATATGGCAAAGGAAATCCTTGCGATCAAGTACAATGCGCGCGGTCAGCAAACAGCTCGGACAGTGCTTCTCGAGCAGTATGTCGAGGGCCCTGAATTTAGCGTGGAGACGTTCTCGTGGCAAGGGCAATGCTTTGTCATCGGCATTACCCAGAAACGGTTAACGGGATACCCATTTTTCGTGGAAGCAGGACATATTTTCCCTGCACCGTTGTCGGCAGAAGAGAAACAGGAGATCGAGCGAACGGTGGAAAGGGCGTTAGAGGCGGTGAACTACCAGTTCGGTGCTGCCCATACAGAAGTGAAGTGGACATCAGCAGGTTGTGTTGTCATCGAAGTAAACGCAAGGCTTGCTGGTGGAATGATTCCAGAGTTGGTTCGCCGTTCAACAGGGATTGATCTGCTTTTGCAACAAATCAGGTGTGCGGCTGGACTTGCGCCTGAATTATCTCAAACAGTCGAAGAACGACAATATGCAGGCATTCATTTTCTCGTGTCTGAGCGTCAGGGAACCTATGGCGGGATACAGGGAATGGATACCGTTCGCAACCTGCCGGGGATTGCTGAAGTGGCGATTCATGCGAAAATCGGACAAAACGTCCAGCCTCCGCAAAATTTCTCGCATCGTCTCGGCTATGTCATCGTGGAAGGCAAGCATTACAGTGAGACCGCTGAGTTGATCGAGCAGGTGAAAGACTGCCTGAGTGTACAAGTAGGTCAGCAATTGGAGAGTGGGGTATGA
- a CDS encoding PLP-dependent cysteine synthase family protein, with the protein MRYEQLADSIGDTPLVKLRLDDRAVGSVFAKLELMNPFGMKDRVAKQSILAAIESGELQEGMPIIESSSGTLACGLALVGRQLGHDVHIVTDPRIDPITYAKLTSLGCHVHVVSQMGKQGWQSARLERLQELMREYPGAFWPRQYDNPENPRAYAALASELMQDLNRIDVLVGAVGSGGSLSGTARELKHHNKELRVVAVDAAGSVIFGQPDQPTRLQGGLGNSLIAKNVDFSMIDEVHWLNDAEAFAATLRLARNEHIFAGNSSGSVYAVANWLASQVGSECNIVAILPDRGDRYVDTIYSHSYRESKGLIQTNLRDTPQCVEPKTVVTSWSYSKLMGMYPNEQTLSVR; encoded by the coding sequence ATGCGGTATGAACAGCTGGCAGATTCAATCGGGGATACCCCTCTGGTCAAGCTGAGACTTGATGATAGGGCAGTGGGCTCCGTATTTGCAAAGCTTGAGCTAATGAATCCGTTCGGCATGAAGGATCGTGTGGCCAAGCAGTCGATTTTGGCAGCGATAGAGTCAGGAGAACTTCAGGAGGGCATGCCGATTATCGAGAGCTCGTCAGGAACGTTGGCTTGCGGGTTGGCCTTGGTTGGGCGTCAGTTGGGGCACGACGTACACATCGTGACTGATCCGAGAATTGACCCGATTACGTATGCCAAGCTGACCTCGCTTGGCTGCCATGTTCACGTAGTTTCGCAGATGGGAAAACAAGGGTGGCAAAGCGCCAGACTGGAGCGACTCCAAGAGTTAATGAGGGAGTATCCAGGAGCGTTCTGGCCTCGACAATACGATAATCCGGAAAATCCGCGTGCATATGCTGCGCTGGCATCCGAGCTGATGCAGGACCTCAATCGAATTGATGTACTCGTTGGTGCAGTCGGCAGTGGGGGTTCCTTGTCCGGGACCGCCAGAGAACTGAAGCATCATAATAAGGAGCTGCGCGTCGTGGCGGTGGATGCAGCGGGGAGTGTGATATTCGGACAACCCGATCAGCCGACACGTCTGCAAGGTGGCTTGGGAAACAGTTTGATCGCAAAGAACGTAGATTTTTCCATGATCGATGAAGTGCATTGGTTGAACGATGCTGAGGCATTTGCGGCTACACTGCGGTTGGCCCGTAATGAGCATATTTTTGCTGGCAACAGCTCGGGCTCCGTATACGCCGTAGCCAACTGGTTAGCGAGCCAGGTCGGGAGTGAGTGCAATATCGTGGCCATATTGCCGGATCGAGGGGATCGGTATGTCGATACGATCTATAGCCACTCCTACCGGGAGAGCAAGGGTCTGATACAAACGAACCTGCGAGACACGCCACAATGTGTGGAACCAAAGACAGTCGTGACTAGCTGGTCCTATTCCAAATTGATGGGGATGTATCCGAATGAACAAACACTTTCTGTTCGTTGA
- a CDS encoding argininosuccinate lyase, producing the protein MSVKLTGRIASTPSRLLHDEVLEPQFKYEVDHLLPGYIQIEFAMLLEYVRMGLITRQDALPIAQALQAATPETIAPDPGQNMSDISFALERYIEGLLPRPVPCWHMDRSRNDVQACAQVMFGRAQWLETTGELGQLIQSMDKLAVQYRSVPMPGYTHYQSAQLITPGFYLSSINNEFLQAMNRWIQIYDDMNQCPLGAGAMAGVELPWDRQRLSKLLGFRQPRMSALSAVASREWVLRIAGELSTFSVLISRFTTDLIQWGSSEMNFLQLPDELSGISSAMPQKRNFPILERIRGKSAHLTGFYMDMVLAQRNTAFTNLVETSKEAGTHLLSLFQQTKTLLRLLKAVIDHLQFNEDRLLHICKRDFFGGFTLANLLTLEHEIPYRTAQVIAGRYIVRALEHGVSPEPGDPRLLYEACAEAGFQVPDTASLLAASFDVQGGLYAKKSTGSTNPEEVQQMLTAQREHAEKLQREWQDRQGQLQAIEERRERVMKRLLSGKQGKDVSVDAV; encoded by the coding sequence ATGAGTGTAAAATTAACGGGCCGTATAGCTTCGACACCAAGCCGCCTCTTGCATGATGAAGTATTGGAACCACAGTTCAAGTATGAAGTCGATCATTTGCTGCCTGGGTATATTCAAATTGAATTCGCTATGCTGTTGGAATACGTCAGGATGGGCTTGATTACACGACAAGACGCTTTGCCTATCGCACAGGCACTTCAGGCCGCTACACCCGAAACAATCGCTCCTGACCCCGGACAGAACATGTCCGATATCTCTTTTGCCCTCGAGCGTTATATTGAAGGGTTGCTCCCGAGACCGGTACCGTGTTGGCATATGGATCGCAGCCGCAATGATGTCCAAGCGTGCGCACAGGTAATGTTTGGTCGTGCGCAATGGCTGGAGACGACAGGAGAATTGGGACAGCTTATTCAATCGATGGATAAACTGGCTGTTCAATATCGTTCGGTTCCCATGCCAGGATATACCCACTACCAATCCGCACAATTGATTACCCCTGGATTCTATCTTTCCTCTATTAACAACGAATTTTTGCAAGCCATGAATCGATGGATACAAATCTATGACGACATGAATCAGTGCCCACTTGGGGCAGGGGCCATGGCTGGGGTAGAACTGCCGTGGGATCGTCAACGGTTGTCCAAGCTGCTTGGGTTTCGACAGCCTCGAATGAGTGCGTTGTCGGCGGTCGCGTCTCGGGAATGGGTTTTGAGAATTGCAGGAGAGCTGTCCACCTTCTCAGTGTTGATCTCCCGGTTTACAACAGATTTGATTCAATGGGGCAGCAGCGAGATGAACTTCCTCCAATTGCCGGATGAGCTATCAGGCATATCTTCTGCCATGCCACAGAAAAGAAACTTCCCGATCCTGGAGCGTATCCGGGGGAAGAGTGCGCATCTAACCGGATTTTATATGGATATGGTGCTAGCTCAGCGCAATACAGCCTTCACGAATTTGGTAGAGACGTCTAAAGAGGCAGGCACTCATCTTCTGTCGTTGTTTCAACAAACCAAAACGCTCTTGCGCCTGTTAAAAGCGGTGATCGATCATCTGCAATTCAATGAGGATCGTTTGCTCCATATATGTAAACGAGACTTTTTTGGAGGATTTACTCTTGCGAATTTGCTGACCTTGGAGCATGAGATTCCGTACCGAACAGCTCAGGTAATCGCAGGCAGGTACATCGTTCGCGCGCTGGAACACGGTGTATCGCCGGAGCCGGGAGATCCACGGTTACTCTATGAAGCTTGCGCGGAAGCAGGCTTTCAAGTGCCGGATACGGCTTCACTCCTCGCTGCTTCCTTCGATGTGCAGGGGGGCTTGTACGCGAAAAAATCAACGGGCTCCACGAACCCGGAGGAAGTACAGCAGATGCTGACAGCACAGAGGGAGCATGCAGAAAAGCTGCAACGGGAGTGGCAAGATCGACAAGGGCAATTGCAGGCGATCGAAGAAAGGCGGGAGAGGGTAATGAAGAGGCTTCTTTCTGGCAAGCAAGGGAAGGATGTGAGCGTAGATGCGGTATGA
- a CDS encoding MFS transporter produces MEQPVSVNEKVSFRALLSLKSYRYLIFSQFVSNMGDGVYRLALIWLMKVLTESPLLMSVLLAAETIPLILFGLFAGVFVDRGNKKRIMVVSHLLRAALILCIVLLFLFDRLHPAALIIIAVLLTTVSAFFRPALTVAIRTLVPEQHMTQAQSLSQMIQTIVSLAAPALAAGLIAVGMEYAFILNVVTYLLGALIILWINERELVVSTVSEFTAKMIMTDLKDGIHAITKHDFLRNCMIYFTILNFLTAPETILLPLVVTNVTELAMLEISFFIGIMLGSLCINYLNRYDAIIYICCGISLFSIGIGVFAFGIPLVWQVICVFVNGIGSAFVNIKMGTLITLMVPKEVLGRASSLISVMVQCAMPVSVFLVGLTTGLVSIFTIFGIIGGAGLLIVVLMLMNPHLRMKKEQSYEYVEQKSGGISL; encoded by the coding sequence ATGGAACAGCCAGTAAGCGTTAATGAAAAGGTATCTTTTCGGGCGTTACTGAGCTTGAAAAGTTATCGCTATTTAATCTTTTCGCAATTTGTCTCGAATATGGGAGATGGCGTGTATCGATTAGCGCTTATTTGGCTAATGAAGGTTTTGACGGAAAGTCCTTTGTTAATGTCAGTTTTATTGGCAGCGGAAACCATTCCATTGATCCTATTCGGATTATTCGCGGGCGTTTTTGTTGACCGGGGAAATAAAAAGAGGATCATGGTCGTCTCGCATTTATTGAGAGCTGCGCTCATTTTATGCATCGTCCTGTTGTTTTTGTTTGATAGGCTACATCCTGCTGCACTGATCATCATCGCCGTTTTGCTGACCACAGTCAGTGCCTTCTTTCGGCCAGCACTCACGGTAGCAATACGGACGCTGGTTCCCGAACAACATATGACGCAAGCCCAAAGTTTATCGCAGATGATTCAAACGATTGTCAGCTTGGCGGCTCCTGCATTGGCAGCGGGGTTGATCGCGGTTGGGATGGAATATGCTTTTATTTTGAATGTCGTCACCTATTTGTTAGGTGCACTGATTATTTTATGGATTAACGAGAGGGAGCTTGTCGTTTCTACTGTCAGTGAGTTTACAGCCAAGATGATCATGACGGATTTGAAGGATGGAATCCATGCGATTACGAAGCATGATTTTTTGCGAAACTGCATGATTTATTTTACCATCCTCAATTTTTTGACGGCTCCAGAAACGATCTTGCTGCCACTGGTTGTAACCAATGTTACCGAATTGGCCATGCTCGAGATCAGCTTTTTTATCGGGATTATGCTTGGGTCGCTATGTATTAATTATTTGAATCGATATGATGCGATTATTTACATTTGCTGCGGCATTAGTCTGTTTAGTATCGGAATCGGAGTGTTTGCGTTTGGCATTCCGCTTGTTTGGCAAGTTATTTGTGTATTTGTGAATGGAATAGGCTCTGCATTTGTGAATATCAAAATGGGCACGTTGATCACCTTGATGGTGCCCAAAGAAGTCTTGGGAAGAGCATCGAGCTTGATTAGTGTAATGGTTCAGTGCGCTATGCCTGTTTCGGTCTTTCTGGTAGGTCTGACTACTGGTCTTGTTTCCATCTTTACGATATTTGGAATTATTGGCGGAGCGGGACTTCTTATTGTGGTTCTCATGTTGATGAATCCACACTTGAGAATGAAAAAAGAACAAAGCTACGAATATGTGGAACAAAAATCAGGAGGAATCTCTCTTTAG
- a CDS encoding kinase, with the protein MSMIKTSSISRFPNTNDVGIGVSVGTFGELLQGILEENNRDFLVTLPIKNASYATFYSIPTLQEIVVVPRSKQKSKRLVEKIIQHYGLPAGGILEINSELPVGKGLASSSADLVAASRAIGNCFHINIEPSLLEWFLLSIEPTDGVMYEGSVSYYHKEVRLREYIGELPALCILSIDEGGTIDTVEFNKRTKPYTEEEKIEYSVLLQKITKAIRERDVHTIGAVSSRSAILNQKILPKKLLPEVMEINEKIGGLGTVVAHSGTSLGILLLKEGPDFYQKLELGYRCLSELNKEVHVYHT; encoded by the coding sequence GAACTTCTGCAGGGGATTCTCGAAGAAAATAATCGGGATTTTCTGGTTACTTTGCCTATCAAAAATGCATCCTACGCTACTTTTTATTCGATTCCAACCTTGCAGGAGATCGTCGTCGTGCCACGCTCCAAGCAAAAGTCTAAAAGGTTGGTCGAAAAAATCATTCAGCACTACGGATTGCCGGCAGGTGGAATTTTGGAGATCAACTCTGAACTTCCGGTTGGAAAAGGCTTGGCAAGCTCATCAGCAGATTTGGTGGCTGCCTCCCGAGCTATTGGGAATTGCTTCCATATAAACATCGAGCCTTCCTTACTAGAGTGGTTTTTGTTGAGTATTGAGCCGACGGATGGCGTAATGTATGAGGGTTCCGTTTCTTACTACCATAAAGAAGTCAGATTGCGAGAGTACATCGGGGAACTGCCGGCATTATGCATTCTAAGTATTGATGAGGGAGGAACCATCGATACGGTTGAGTTCAATAAACGAACGAAGCCATATACCGAAGAAGAAAAGATAGAGTACAGCGTGTTGTTACAAAAAATCACGAAAGCGATCAGAGAAAGAGATGTCCACACGATAGGTGCCGTGTCGTCCAGAAGTGCGATCTTGAATCAAAAAATTCTACCCAAGAAACTGTTGCCGGAAGTCATGGAGATCAACGAGAAAATTGGAGGGTTAGGTACGGTTGTGGCGCATAGTGGGACCAGCCTCGGCATTTTATTGTTGAAAGAAGGACCTGACTTCTATCAAAAGCTCGAACTAGGGTATAGATGCTTAAGTGAATTGAATAAAGAAGTGCACGTGTATCACACGTAG